The Daucus carota subsp. sativus chromosome 9, DH1 v3.0, whole genome shotgun sequence genome window below encodes:
- the LOC108200864 gene encoding uncharacterized protein LOC108200864: MKRGREADSEDDVFTKSGAETLDYVDSEGDGSEFDSDGLADHESDGDEDNEDDDSNGDEDDEISGEEEVEDDEEMENTENEKRNIAEVEEVEKEYIELRQEEQDLLKNLRRHQDEDVLKGQAVKNQKALWDKTLELRFLLQKAFSNSNRLPQDPIRSSFCDSYSETSEAYSDLITTSKKTLDSIQKLQEALLEKNPTITQGADGTSGKNTKQLKASENLIAEEDQEWSKISEMQSRIVSFRNKSVDKWQRRTQVTTGATAIKGKLQAFNQSISDQVSAYMRDPSRMVNGMQQRRSAIAIFGTDPETSNITKEEEVNGDPELLDDSEFYQQLLKEFFETIDPTSSEAAFYALKRMQTKKRKVVDQRASKSRKIRYHVLEKIVNFMAPRSMNLPPVAPKLFENLFGLKVQKAA; encoded by the exons ATGAAACGGGGGCGAGAGGCTGACAGTGAGGATGATGTCTTCACAAAATCAGGCGCGGAAACTCTGGATTAT GTGGATAGTGAAGGAGACGGATCTGAGTTCGATAGTGATGGACTGGCAGATCATGAGAGTGATGGAGATGAAgacaatgaagatgatgatagtaatggagatgaagatgatgaaattaGTGGGGAGGAAGAAGTTGAAGATGACGAGGAGATGGAGAACACAGAAAATGAAAAGAGGAATATTGCTGAGGTTGAAGAAGTAGAGAAGGAATATATAGAGCTTCGTCAAGAGGAGCA AGATCTCTTAAAGAACTTAAGGAGGCACCAAGATGAAGATGTTCTGAAAGGCCAAGCAGTAAAAAACCAGAAG GCTTTATGGGATAAGACTCTTGAGTTGAGATTTCTGCTGCAGAAAGCATTCTCGAATTCAAATAGACTTCCACAG GATCCTATAAGATCCTCATTTTGTGATTCCTATAGTGAAACCAGTGAAGCATATTCAGACCTTATAACGACATCAAAGAAGACCTTGGATTCTATACAGAAACTGCAGGAG GCCCTACTTGAGAAGAATCCAACAATTACTCAGGGTGCTGATG GTACTTCTGGAAAAAATACCAAGCAATTGAAAGCTTCTGAAAATTTGATTGCGGAAGAAGATCAGGAGTGGTCAAAGATATCTGAAATGCAGTCAAG AATAGTCTCTTTTAGGAATAAATCAGTGGATAAATGGCAGAGGAGAACACAGGTGACCACTGGCGCTACTGCAATTAAAGGAAAATTGCAAGCCTTTAATCAG AGTATCAGTGATCAAGTTTCTGCTTATATGAGGGATCCTAGTAGGATGGTCAACGGAATGCAGCAGAGGAGATCAGCCATCGCTATATTTGGAACT GATCCAGAAACCTCTAATATCACCAAGGAAGAG GAGGTAAATGGTGATCCAGAGCTTCTTGATGACTCTGAATTTTATCAGCAGTTGCTAAAAGAATTCTTTGAGACAATTGATCCAACCTCATCTG AGGCTGCATTTTATGCTTTGAAGAGGATGCAAACTAAGAAGCGGAAAGTTGTTGATCAGCGTGCTTCAAAAAGTCGCAAAATTAG ATACCATGTTCTTGAAAAGATTGTCAATTTTATGGCTCCTCGGTCCATGAACCTTCCACCAGTGGCTCCAAAATTGTTCGAGAATCTTTTCGGCCTCAAGGTGCAGAAAGCTGCTTGA